The Pontibacter korlensis sequence CGAGCTTTTTGAAGAGGTCTTCACCCGCGTGCTTTCCCTGTGCGTGGAGGCCGGTATGGTTTCCGGCCACACCCAAGCCGTAGATTCAGCCCTGGTCAAAGCCAACGCCTCCATCGATGCGCTCGAGTTGAAAGTAGCACCGGAAACACTCAATGCGCACCTGCAGCAGGTCCGGGCCATCAGCCGCGGAGACCGCAAGGCGCTCATCAACAGGGCCACAGAAGAGCAACGCACCCTCACGGCCAGCTGAGAGGAGCTGCTCGAGATCCGAGCCCGCAACCGCAAGTGGCGCCTGGAGCAGGACCTGCACCCCGGCGCCCACAACAAGGGCGCCAAGTACACCAGCAATAAGACGCACTACTCCCCGGTTGACCCCGACGCCCGCATCGTCGCGGGGCCGGGCAAGGCCCGCAAGCTCTGCTACCTCTTGCAGCTCTCGGACGACACGCACCGCCACGTGATCACGCACGTGCAGGCGGATCATGCCGACAAGAAGGACAGCATCTGCCTGCCCGGCATCGCCCGGCACCTGAACCAGCGGCTGCACCAGCTGGGGCTGGGCTGCACGACCCTGCTGGCCGACACCGGCTACTGCTCGGGGGAGAACTACGCTTTGCTGGAGCGGGAGGGCATCACGGCCTTCATCCCGCCCCACGGCACCTATGTGGGCGGGCCCGAGGGCTTCACCTACGTGCGGGAGGGTGACTACTGGCTGTGCCCCGAGGGCAAGAAGGCTACCTTCCGCAAGGAGATCGTCAACGCCAAGCGCAACAACGTCCGCTCCAGGCTCTACCTGACCACGCGCAAGGACTGCAAGGGCTGCCCCCGCAAAGAGGGCTGCATCGGCAAGCAGCACGAGAAGAAAGTCAACATCACCTCCTTCCGCGAGGAGTACGAGCGGGCCATCACCCGCGTCCAGAGCCGCTGGGGCAGGCACATGAAGCGGCTCCGGCAGGCCACCGTTGAGCCGGTGCTGGGCACGCTGCTCGACTTCCTGGGCATGCGCAGGGTCAACACCCGCGGGCTAGGGCTGGCTCACAAGGGCATGCTGATGGCCGCCGCAGCTTATAATTTGCAGAAACTCTTGCGCTTCACTCCAAAAAGAAGCCAAGCGGCCGTCATGGCCCTGCCCAGGCCGGAGCTGGATGCGTTTTTCAAGGTGGTTTTAAGAAGCCTAAAGAGAAGCGAGCTCAGAAATAGTATCGAGAACAGAAGTTACTGCTGAGTTGTGCAACAGCTACCCTTGTTGTGTGCTGTAGTTCTTCTTTTACCGTTGCCAGCCTTCTATGATATAGTTCTTCTCCATCAACTTTCTTTCTGGATTACCGCTTGCAGGTTTAAGCCATACTTCAAATCTTGCTGCATAGGGCTTGCCCCAGTCTCCTTCGTAGATTGTGAAGTTAACTGTCGTCCCATACTTTGTTAATTCCTTTTTCGAATCGGCTATTTCGATAGAACTTGCCTTTGGTAATCTACCTGTTGACAAGGGGATATTCTTCGTTATTTCGTAAGCTTTAAGGTAAACTGTTCCGCTCTCTGTATTTTCAACCCACAGGTCATATTCATAAAGCCCTGGCTGAAAGGAGTTGTACAGTACGAAGTCAGGATGATTACTTTCTACTACAGAATCAGTTCTGGCAAATTCAAAGTCTGAACCTATAGGTTTATTTAATTCTATTCCTTCTGGTATTGTTAAGTCGTCAGTAAATGGGTCAGGCATTGACTGCGAAATAAAGAAGGACATTACTGAAAGAACAACTAATGCAAAAGCTCCAATACAAAATGCTGCTCCAGTTAGCATTCCTTTTACCCAGCGATTTTTTATGAATTGGTAAATAGTAGAAATAAAGAGAATAAGGAAGGCTAAACAAACCAGAAAAAAGCCAGATAGCTGTAGCACAAATGAAGATGTGAACATACTTATAGCCCAAAGCCCTGCTGCCAAAGCAAAAAAGATGAATGGTCTATGCCATTTATCAAAGGTTGTTCTATAGAAGCTATAAAGTGACATTTCTTTTTATTCTGTACTTCCTATTGCACACAACGGCTTGTATAGGCTAAGGCAAGGCGTAGCCGAAGCTTAAGCCTGTGCTTTGTTAACTGGATTAATTCTTCTGTTGCTCAAGGTTTCATAAGCAGCAGCTACTGCGTAATCAGCATACTGTCCACGATTTTTGATTATATCTTCCAGTTCAATACTTTGGAACCCGCTATACCTGTCAAGAAACTCTCTTTTCTTTCTTTCAAAGTATGCCTGATTCTTTTCCTTTTGCTTCGGGCTTAGCCTTTCGTAGTTTAAGCTTGGAAAGAAGACCTCTATGTCTTCGTAAGGTATTCCTAGTTGACCAAGTAACTCTTCAGGCTTAACCGTCAAATGAGTTATGATGAAAGTTTCGTTTGCAGTCTTTATTCTTAGGTAGGCATACTCCCTGTGAATCTTCTGAAATGGACGTACATTGACAAAATCACAAGCCACAACATCGTCTATAAGAAATTGAAAGGTCTGTGTCCCTTTCATTATTTTAACTACACCCTGTGATGTATCTACTGCAACTATTTGGTCAACGTCATTACGCCAGTACTGGTAGTTAAGGTAAAGTATTGGTAGAATATAAGCTAATGCTAAAGTTGCCACTATGACAATGGAATCGGGCTTATCTGGCCACAAAAGCCAAGATAAAATGGGCATGATAAGAAGAAAGAGAAGCGGCTTAAATAGTATGGTCTTACCATACCTGATTCTGTATTTTTGCTTCATTAATTTCTTATTTCAGTTAACGGTTGGGCTATGCGGCGGCGCAGCTGCCAGATAGGTGTTGTTGTACCGAGTTATTCTATTTTAATTATGTCGAGCCTGTTGATTTTCCAGTAGATAAACTCTCCAACCACCTTTTTATCAGATGTCCAATTGCCTGTTTCCAATTCTATATCCCCAAAGTCAACAACTACAGGCTCAATAGATTTTATTTGCCCATACCCTTCATATTCCCAATCCCTTGTGGATTTTACCAGCTTTTTTTCTTCGTTCTTGTTCTCGCCAAAAATTGTATTCCAGTCAAGGTTATCATTAATCGAATCAAACTCAACGTTAACAAATTCTCCCTCAGTAAACTCTTCTCCATAAGTAAAAGCAGATATAGGGCAGCCGTTCTTTGCTTTTACCGTAACTGTACCTTCAGGGGGTTCTTTCCCTAGAAACCAATCTATTTGAAGAACTTCTACTTTCATAATTTTAATTGGGTACAACGGACTGGTGTAGACGATGTGCAAGGCGTAGCCGCAGATGAGGTATACACGTGGTTGGCAACAGTATTTATATATTTTTGTTAATAAATTCGATTGCCTTTTCAAGCACCTCATCTTTCCCATCAACAATACCCTGAGTTGTGGGTTTGACCTCAATATCAATTTTCACACCTTCTCTATGGAGCGGAGTCATATCCGGGTAAAAGATAGCACTACTAGTAAAGTAAGTCTTATAACCTCCTACAAACTCCTGCGGGATCATCATGCCTCCAGCACCTGCAGTTTGGCTGCCTATGGTCGTCACATTGTATCCGTTCTGAATCCATATAGCGGTGTATTCAGCCCGGCTTTGGGTAGATTCATCTACAAGTAGAGCCACTCTCCCTTTGTACTTTGATTCAAGAGTGCTCCATTCTTGGTCGGATAAAGTATACTTGCCGGGATGTTTCAAATCAGGCTTTGCCTGTTTGGCCACCACTGCACTTTTTGCGCCCAGGAAATTCTTGAAATGATATCCATAAAACTCTTTAGGGTAATTCCTCAGATCGATAATAATGGCTTTGGTGCTTACTAAGCTATTGAGAGCGTTAGTTAATTCTTTCCCGTCAATGGATCCCAGGTTGACATACCCAATATTATCTTCCTTGAGCTCCCATGATTTTCCTCTGTTGCCGTTATGCTTAAATTGATCAAAAGAGTACCTTGCCAGCTTCCTTACTTTGGTTTCTCCTCCTCTTGCGATTTGAACCTGAACACTGTCTGAAGAACCGTTTAGAACTTTACTGAATGCGTATCTTAGTTTGGAGTTATAATTCGCACCATTGACATATCTCAGGTTTTGTTTTAGCACCTCCGCTGTTTCAACCCCTTCCACTTTGCTAATGACATCCCCGGTTCTTATATCATTTAACGCAGCCAAGGAGTCGTCATAAACACCCGCTATTACGACTTTATCATCAATGATTTTAAAAGCGGCCGGAATCTGTTTCAGCCCAAAATGCTCCTGTATCAGCTTGCTTGTAAAGTAGCCATGACTATCATCAATCTTCACCACAAGCTCCAGCATGGCCAAATGATAAGCTAACTCTGAATCCGGGGAGGAAAATTTAGGCAGCATCTGGGATAGAACTTTATCCCAATTCGTATCCAACTGATATTTATGTGGGTAGAAATACTCAATGGTATTCCAGTATCTAAATAAAGACAAGAGGCGTAATGGCCTGTTTGTCCAGTCAAAGTCATTATACGATTTCTCGTTTGAGATGACAAGATTTGAATTTCTCCCCTTAGTCGTTACATAGTAAGGTTTTCCCTGAAACCTGTTCTGCTCAATGAATTTGAGTTTTTCCGTTAGCTCACTAGAAAATATCCTATCATTTTCAAGCCAAGCCAGATCAAAGCTTTTCTCGAAAACTGCCTTTTCAGAGCTAGACTGACATTTATTACATGATTTGATTTTCCCTAAAGATTCAATCCAGGTTAAATAAATGCCTGATAAATCTTCTTTGGTTGTTGCTTGTTCTACGGAGGGTAAGATTACAAGTAACTGATTGTCCCAATCAAGTTTTCCTTTTGCTACATTCGGGTGATAATACTGCACAGCAGGCTGCGTGAGCCGGCCCTGAAAACTTAAAAATAGGCCGGTAATGTATGCGCCCTTACAGCCTCGAAGAGCACCCCTGCCATTATTTTCTCAAGGGAGGGGGCACTGTAAGGCTGCCAACTGACAATGAGCACCTCCTCTAACAGCAGGTAGCCGTAGTCATGGCAGAAGTGATAGGTTTTGCCATGCTTAGTGCGGGAGAGAAGCGTTATAACCCTGCACTGCCAACCTAGGCTTAGTCGAACGCTCATAAGCTTACTTTGTAACTGATACCCCGCCGATTAGCAGGCTCCCCTTTCCTGTACTGTTTCATACCTGCTGGGTAGAGACAAGAGTGGTCTCCACTAAAGGTTGTGTTACACCCTCATGAGCAGCGATCTTAATTTAAATAGATCAGAAAGCGGGTACCTACGTTCAACTGGCTTTCGACATATATGCGTCCGCCCATCGCCTCCACATGTGTCTTCACCAGGTACAGGCCAATGCCTCTTCCCTCCTTGTTGGTGTGAAACCTCTTGTATAGCTTAAAGATGTTATCACCTGCTTTTTTCTTGTCAAAGCCTGACCCATTGTCAGAGAAGGAGACTACCACCCCCTTGTCAGAGCTGCCGAAGCATTTGAGCCTGATATGAAGGGCACGCTCACCGGAGCGGTACTTTACGGCGTTGGACAGTAGGTTGTGAAAAACGCTGTAGACATGAGCCTTAAGGCCACTGGCACAGAGCCCCTCCTGTATGTCAACTGTTACCCGTGCTCCACACTTGGCAAGCGGCTCCCGCAAGTCCTCCGAGACCTGTTGCCACACCTCTGCAAGACTCACCGGCTCCTTTTCAACTATGTCCCTCCTGTCCCTGATTGAGAGAATCACGTTCATGTCCTTTAGGACAGTGTCAAGCTGTGTTGCACTCGTCCTGAGGTAGTCCAAACTGGTGTCAAACGCTGCCGAGTTCCTGTCTACCCGACCAAGGAGGCTGGTCACCCCAAGGATGTTCGCCACAGGAGCCCTTAGGTTATGGGAAACAATGTAGGTAAACTCCTGCAGATCCTTGTTCTGAAGGAAGAGCTGGTCGGCCTGTTGCCGCAGCTCATCTTTCGTCTCTTTCAGCTGTGTATGGTCCGATAGGATGACAAAGTACTGCTTTACCATGCCGTGTTCATCCAGTGCGGAAGTTACATCCGCTTGTAGCCAGAGTCTTTGACCTTCTCTTGTATGAATTTCTATTTCATCGGAAAGAAAAGCCTCTCCTTTAAGCCTCTCCCGAAAGCTGGTAACGGCCCCGAGATTCACGTTGCCGTTGTCTAATAACTCGCTGACCTTGGATCCCTGAGCCTGATTCAGTGCTACACCCAGGAGATTCAAAAAGCTCTCATTTGCCCACGCTATAGTTTCATCACTGTTCAGTACCAGTACACTGTTCTTGATTCGGCTGGCGACATAGTACATCCTCCCATAGTCCTCAAGCGCTACGACCTTATCGGTTACGTCCAGGAAGTGTATGGCTATCCCGTGTTGCGTCTGATACACATCGATATCAAGCGTTTTCTTGGATAAGGGGAAGGTTTCACGGAAGTGCACGTGCGTTCCTGTCGTATTAACCTCCTGGCACTTGGTGAACAGTGCCGAAGACTCAAGGTTTGGGAAGAGTTCAAAGAGGGGCTTGTGTAGCAACTCCTCTTTGCTCTTCCTTAGAAAGGAGGCGCACACGTTGTTCAGGTATATTATGGACATATTGCGGTCCAGGGCCAGAAACCCCTCGCTTACGCTCTCAAAAATAGCGCTCTGTGCTTCTGCCTGTTCCATTATCAGGTTCTGCGCACGCTTGACCTCGGTGATGTCGTTTGTAACGATCTGCAGCTTCCTAACCTCTCCGTCCACTATAACGGGAACCACGGTTACCATAACATCTATGGTGACGCCCCCCTTGCGCAGCGCCTTTCCCTCAAAGCTACTCGGCTGCCCCTCCAATGTCTTAGTGAAAGCCTCGGCTGCGTCTAAAGCAAAGGCTGGGTCGACAAAGGTCATGAAATGCTGCCCAACCGCTTCTTCTTTCGTATAACCGTAGATTCTAACAGTGCTGTCGTTGATGTCTTCCAGAATGCCGTCAAGGCTTATTCTGGCAACAGCATTTGG is a genomic window containing:
- a CDS encoding transposase, producing the protein MAHLENIASDRKLIEHCSLRLDLLYFLDYQLDEPLPWHSTVSRTRQLLPAELFEEVFTRVLSLCVEAGMVSGHTQAVDSALVKANASIDALELKVAPETLNAHLQQVRAISRGDRKALINRATEEQRTLTAS
- a CDS encoding transposase encodes the protein MITHVQADHADKKDSICLPGIARHLNQRLHQLGLGCTTLLADTGYCSGENYALLEREGITAFIPPHGTYVGGPEGFTYVREGDYWLCPEGKKATFRKEIVNAKRNNVRSRLYLTTRKDCKGCPRKEGCIGKQHEKKVNITSFREEYERAITRVQSRWGRHMKRLRQATVEPVLGTLLDFLGMRRVNTRGLGLAHKGMLMAAAAYNLQKLLRFTPKRSQAAVMALPRPELDAFFKVVLRSLKRSELRNSIENRSYC
- a CDS encoding S41 family peptidase; amino-acid sequence: MQYYHPNVAKGKLDWDNQLLVILPSVEQATTKEDLSGIYLTWIESLGKIKSCNKCQSSSEKAVFEKSFDLAWLENDRIFSSELTEKLKFIEQNRFQGKPYYVTTKGRNSNLVISNEKSYNDFDWTNRPLRLLSLFRYWNTIEYFYPHKYQLDTNWDKVLSQMLPKFSSPDSELAYHLAMLELVVKIDDSHGYFTSKLIQEHFGLKQIPAAFKIIDDKVVIAGVYDDSLAALNDIRTGDVISKVEGVETAEVLKQNLRYVNGANYNSKLRYAFSKVLNGSSDSVQVQIARGGETKVRKLARYSFDQFKHNGNRGKSWELKEDNIGYVNLGSIDGKELTNALNSLVSTKAIIIDLRNYPKEFYGYHFKNFLGAKSAVVAKQAKPDLKHPGKYTLSDQEWSTLESKYKGRVALLVDESTQSRAEYTAIWIQNGYNVTTIGSQTAGAGGMMIPQEFVGGYKTYFTSSAIFYPDMTPLHREGVKIDIEVKPTTQGIVDGKDEVLEKAIEFINKNI
- a CDS encoding PAS domain S-box protein, producing MNESPRLHALDSYQIMDTLPQEEFDDITELASIICGTPISLITFLDSKRQWFKSRVGLDISETSRGHAFCHYAIQFPDEVTMVEDSFQDERFRDNPLVTGDTRMRFYAGAPLITPDGHALGSLCVIDHEPRTLTNEQQRALRLLSKRVVERLELRKTNLKSEQMLRSSDHKLLALTEQSPNFIGVLNDSLAFTYVNKGYDGASSEELVGRSALDGLYNEFREEFVIACKEVLQSGNQAKLKLKLKAQSNDEKWVSCRLSPLKSDTGMLSSILMTGTDITEQLKTEASEKESRAYYESLFFSNPNAVARISLDGILEDINDSTVRIYGYTKEEAVGQHFMTFVDPAFALDAAEAFTKTLEGQPSSFEGKALRKGGVTIDVMVTVVPVIVDGEVRKLQIVTNDITEVKRAQNLIMEQAEAQSAIFESVSEGFLALDRNMSIIYLNNVCASFLRKSKEELLHKPLFELFPNLESSALFTKCQEVNTTGTHVHFRETFPLSKKTLDIDVYQTQHGIAIHFLDVTDKVVALEDYGRMYYVASRIKNSVLVLNSDETIAWANESFLNLLGVALNQAQGSKVSELLDNGNVNLGAVTSFRERLKGEAFLSDEIEIHTREGQRLWLQADVTSALDEHGMVKQYFVILSDHTQLKETKDELRQQADQLFLQNKDLQEFTYIVSHNLRAPVANILGVTSLLGRVDRNSAAFDTSLDYLRTSATQLDTVLKDMNVILSIRDRRDIVEKEPVSLAEVWQQVSEDLREPLAKCGARVTVDIQEGLCASGLKAHVYSVFHNLLSNAVKYRSGERALHIRLKCFGSSDKGVVVSFSDNGSGFDKKKAGDNIFKLYKRFHTNKEGRGIGLYLVKTHVEAMGGRIYVESQLNVGTRFLIYLN